One region of Chaetodon auriga isolate fChaAug3 chromosome 5, fChaAug3.hap1, whole genome shotgun sequence genomic DNA includes:
- the ptar1 gene encoding protein prenyltransferase alpha subunit repeat-containing protein 1: protein MAESEEEVDVLVQRVVKDITNAFKRNPNIDEIGVIPCPEARYNRSPIVLVENKLGIESWCVKFLLPYVHNKLLLYRQRKHWLDREALVDITCTLLLLNPDFTTAWNVRKELLQCGVLNPEKDLYLGKLALTKFPKSPETWIHRRWVLQQVLRQFSAGGRSRKQQQQQQGEAEQADAERSQQLSDHLARTLHQEMKVCCDAACRYPSNYNAWSHRIWVLQHMAMGNVKVFHDELSSMRLWVSMHVSDHSGFHYRQFLLKELITELSQAPASTTTTTTTTNNTTNSPQHHSSTAPSSSPHHHSHAQANGELSGAEAAGEDEKQLSFTTVLQLFRQEMELCSDLIQSFPGHETLWSHRRHVFYLWHYWRREHQHHCSTNGDNESAHRNDSDPGLQKASAQGCAGRGEGVNGQRHASEAMEVDGASLPDPRDSKRLKRGVLLPDPPALPSEYSFVSSILDNCCNPEQRRFALAYKKWLDTVIGQQP from the exons ATGGCGgagtctgaggaggaggtggacgtCTTGGTCCAGAGAGTTGTCAAAGACATCACTAACGCCTTCAAGAGAAACCCCAACAT TGATGAGATTGGTGTGATCCCATGTCCAGAGGCTCGCTACAACCGCAGTCCCATTGTGTTGGTGGAGAATAAGCTGGGAATTGAGAGCTGGTGTGTCAAGTTCCTGCTGCCATATGTCCACAACAAGCTGCTGCTCTACCGCCAGCGTAAACACTGGCTGGACAGGGAAG CTTTAGTGGATATCACCTGCACTCTGTTGCTGCTGAACCCGGACTTCACCACCGCATGGAATGTCAG gaaagagctgctgcagtgcgGAGTTCTTAACCCAGAGAAGGATCTGTACCTGGGCAAACTCGCTCTCACCAAATTCCCCAAGAGCCCAGAGACGTGGATACACCG ACGCTGGGTGCTGCAGCAGGTCCTGCGTCAGTTCTCTGCGGGGGGTcgcagcaggaagcagcagcagcagcagcagggtgaagCAGAGCAGGCTGATGCAGAGAGGAGCCAGCAGCTCAGTGACCATCTAGCCAGGACGCTCCACCAAGAGATGAAGGTTTGCTGTGATGCTGCCTGCCGCTATCCCAGCAATTACAACGCCTGGTCCCACCGCATCTGGGTGCTGCAGCACATGGCCATGGGCAATGTCAAG GTTTTCCATGATGAGCTGTCCTCCATGCGCCTATGGGTGTCCATGCATGTGTCTGACCACAGTGGCTTCCACTACCGCCAGTTCCTGCTCAAGGAGCTGATCACTGAGCTCTCCCAGGCTCCAgcttccaccaccaccaccaccaccaccaccaacaacaccaccaacTCACCCCAGCACCACTCCAGCACAGCCCCCAGCAGCAGTCCCCACCACCACAGCCACGCCCAGGCTAACGGGGAGCTGTCAGGAGCAGAGGCAGCGGGTGAGGATGAGAAGCAGCTCAGCTTCACCACAGTCCTTCAGCTCTTCCGCCAGGAGATGGAGCTGTGCTCAGACCTGATCCAGTCCTTCCCCGGACACGAGACACTCTGGAGTCACAG GCGGCATGTCTTCTACTTGTGGCACTACTGGAGGAGGGAACACCAGCACCACTGCAGCACCAACGGAGACAACGAGTCGGCTCACCGTAACGACAGCGACCCAGGCCTGCAGAAGGCCAGCGCTCAAGGCTGCGCAGGCCGGGGGGAGGGTGTTAACGGACAGAGGCATGCTAGTGAAGCTATGGAGGTCGACGGGGCGTCCTTGCCAGACCCCCGTGACAGCAAACGACTGAAGAGAGGCGTCCTGCTGCCGGACCCCCCCGCCCTGCCCTCTGAGTACAGCTTTGTGAGCAGTATCCTGGACAACTGCTGTAACCCTGAGCAGAGACGTTTCGCCCTGGCATATAAGAAGTGGTTAGACACTGTCATTGGTCAGCagccctga